One part of the Sphingobium yanoikuyae genome encodes these proteins:
- the cofH gene encoding 5-amino-6-(D-ribitylamino)uracil--L-tyrosine 4-hydroxyphenyl transferase CofH: MMAVTERIGEVEHARTAELLAMPLAELMAQAAALRDEGHGWVQSWSRKIFIPLTQLCRNLCHYCTFSQPPRPGENAYMTREEVLAVARAGKAAGCTEALFTLGDKPELRFAAAREELARLGHDSTLSYLAEMAALVRDETGLLPHINAGVMTREEMARLRRVSVSQGLMLESVSDRLCRKGGAHYRSPDKEPAARLETIRLAGELAIPFTTGILIGIGETREERIEALEAIRDLQDGYGHIQEVIVQNFRAKERTVMANAPEPDMDDLLWTIAVARLILGPEMNIQAPPNLSAADFPRLMAAGINDWGGVSPVTPDHVNPEAPWPAVERLRAATEGEGRMLVARLPVYPAYAQDNERWQDQAMVRHVLAHADAMGFAREDDWSPGIALEPRVTRPSALPVDPAIAAIVDRAMAGALLEEAEIEALFTARETDLEHVCASADALRMQEMGDTISYVVNRNINYTNICAYKCSFCAFSKGDKAEALRGKPYDLDLEEVVRRTREAWERGGTEVCLQGGIHPHYTGDTYLNLARAVKAAVPEMHIHAFSPLEVWQGAATLGLPVEDFLRRLKAVGLDTLPGTAAEILDDEVRAIICPDKLDTAQWLEVIETAHRVGFATTATIMFGHVDTPRHWARHLIHIRDLQRRTGGFTEFVPLPFVHMEAPMGVRGQSRHGPTFREVRLMHAVARLALHPHIRSIQTSWVKLGPEGGKACLEGGANDLGGTLMNESISRAAGTQHGQEMPPAAMEALIRSIDRTPRQRSTAYGGVSADIHARGMTAAELTPMVLTPPRKRRREADTNQERFEYAE; this comes from the coding sequence ATGATGGCAGTTACGGAAAGGATCGGCGAAGTGGAGCATGCGCGCACGGCAGAGCTGCTGGCGATGCCGCTGGCCGAACTGATGGCGCAGGCGGCGGCGCTGCGCGACGAAGGCCATGGCTGGGTGCAGAGCTGGTCGCGCAAGATCTTCATCCCGCTGACCCAGCTATGTCGCAATCTCTGCCATTATTGCACCTTCTCCCAGCCGCCCCGGCCGGGCGAGAATGCCTATATGACGCGCGAGGAAGTGCTGGCGGTGGCACGCGCCGGCAAGGCGGCGGGCTGCACCGAAGCGCTGTTCACGCTGGGCGACAAGCCGGAACTGCGCTTCGCCGCCGCGCGCGAGGAACTGGCGCGGCTGGGCCATGACAGCACCCTGTCCTATCTGGCCGAGATGGCGGCGCTGGTGCGCGACGAGACCGGGCTGCTGCCGCACATCAATGCCGGGGTCATGACCCGCGAGGAAATGGCCAGGCTGCGCCGGGTGTCGGTGTCGCAGGGGCTGATGCTGGAGTCGGTGTCCGACCGGCTGTGCCGCAAGGGCGGCGCCCATTATCGCTCGCCTGACAAGGAACCGGCGGCACGGCTGGAGACGATAAGGCTGGCGGGGGAACTCGCCATCCCCTTCACCACGGGCATCCTGATCGGCATCGGCGAGACGCGCGAGGAACGGATCGAGGCGCTGGAGGCGATCCGCGACCTGCAGGACGGTTATGGCCATATCCAGGAAGTGATCGTCCAGAATTTCCGGGCCAAGGAACGTACGGTGATGGCCAATGCGCCCGAGCCGGACATGGACGATCTGCTGTGGACGATCGCGGTGGCGCGGCTGATCCTGGGGCCGGAGATGAATATCCAGGCGCCGCCCAACCTGTCGGCAGCGGACTTCCCCCGGCTGATGGCCGCGGGGATCAACGACTGGGGCGGGGTGTCGCCGGTGACGCCCGACCATGTGAACCCGGAAGCCCCCTGGCCGGCGGTCGAGCGGCTGCGCGCCGCGACCGAGGGCGAAGGGCGGATGCTGGTGGCGCGGCTGCCCGTCTATCCCGCCTATGCGCAGGATAATGAGCGCTGGCAGGATCAGGCGATGGTTCGCCATGTGCTGGCCCATGCCGATGCGATGGGCTTTGCGCGGGAGGATGACTGGTCGCCGGGCATTGCGCTGGAGCCGCGGGTGACGCGCCCGTCGGCGCTGCCGGTCGATCCCGCGATCGCGGCGATCGTCGACCGGGCGATGGCCGGCGCCCTGCTGGAAGAGGCGGAGATCGAGGCGCTATTCACCGCACGCGAGACCGACCTGGAGCATGTCTGCGCCAGTGCGGATGCGCTGCGGATGCAGGAGATGGGCGATACGATCAGCTATGTCGTCAACCGCAACATCAACTACACCAATATCTGCGCCTATAAGTGCAGCTTCTGCGCCTTTTCCAAGGGCGACAAGGCGGAGGCGCTGCGCGGCAAGCCCTATGACCTGGACCTAGAGGAAGTGGTGCGCCGCACCCGCGAGGCGTGGGAGCGGGGCGGCACCGAAGTCTGCCTGCAGGGTGGCATCCATCCCCATTATACCGGCGACACCTATCTGAACCTGGCCCGCGCGGTGAAGGCGGCGGTGCCTGAAATGCACATCCACGCCTTTTCCCCGCTGGAAGTGTGGCAGGGGGCGGCGACGCTGGGCCTGCCGGTCGAGGATTTCCTGCGCCGGCTGAAGGCGGTGGGCCTCGACACGCTGCCCGGCACGGCGGCCGAGATACTGGATGACGAGGTGCGGGCGATCATCTGCCCGGACAAGCTGGACACGGCGCAATGGCTGGAGGTGATCGAGACCGCGCATCGGGTCGGCTTCGCCACCACCGCGACGATCATGTTCGGCCATGTCGACACGCCGCGCCACTGGGCCAGGCACCTGATCCACATCCGCGACCTGCAGCGGCGGACCGGCGGCTTCACCGAATTCGTGCCCTTGCCCTTCGTCCATATGGAGGCGCCGATGGGCGTGCGCGGCCAGTCGCGCCATGGCCCGACCTTCCGCGAGGTGCGGCTGATGCACGCGGTCGCGCGGCTGGCGCTGCACCCGCATATCCGGTCGATCCAGACCAGCTGGGTCAAGCTGGGGCCGGAAGGGGGGAAGGCCTGCCTGGAAGGCGGCGCCAATGACCTGGGCGGCACGCTGATGAACGAGAGCATCTCGCGTGCGGCCGGTACCCAGCACGGCCAGGAAATGCCGCCCGCGGCGATGGAGGCGCTGATCCGGTCGATCGATCGCACGCCCCGGCAGCGCAGCACCGCCTATGGCGGGGTGAGCGCGGATATCCATGCACGCGGAATGACCGCGGCGGAACTGACACCCATGGTCCTGACGCCTCCGCGCAAGCGGCGGCGCGAGGCCGATACGAACCAGGAGAGGTTTGAATATGCAGAATGA
- the npdG gene encoding NADPH-dependent F420 reductase, producing MQNEALATIAVLGGTGKEGGGLALRWAHKGHKVIIGSRTAERAQEAADAMNATLGGGSVVGAANPDAAAQADIIVLAVPYAAQQSTVKDVADALAGKILIDVTVPLVPPKVSRVQLPDGGSAVEAVQKMLGEGVRVVSAFQNISAHHLTKLDEEIECDVLVCADDSEAADQVVALAQEIGLRAWNAGPLCNSVVAEGLTSVLIALNRRYKVPGSGIRITGV from the coding sequence ATGCAGAATGAGGCTTTGGCGACGATCGCCGTGCTTGGCGGGACCGGCAAGGAAGGCGGCGGTCTGGCGCTGCGCTGGGCGCACAAGGGGCACAAGGTCATCATCGGCAGCCGCACGGCCGAGCGGGCGCAGGAAGCGGCCGATGCGATGAACGCGACGCTGGGCGGCGGTTCGGTCGTCGGCGCGGCCAATCCCGATGCCGCAGCGCAGGCCGACATCATCGTGCTGGCCGTGCCCTATGCTGCGCAGCAATCGACGGTGAAGGATGTCGCCGACGCGCTGGCGGGCAAGATATTGATCGACGTGACCGTGCCGCTGGTGCCGCCCAAGGTCAGCCGGGTGCAGTTGCCCGACGGCGGATCGGCGGTCGAGGCGGTGCAGAAGATGCTGGGCGAGGGCGTCCGCGTCGTGTCCGCCTTCCAGAATATCAGCGCGCATCACCTGACCAAGCTGGACGAGGAGATCGAGTGCGACGTGCTGGTCTGCGCCGACGACAGCGAGGCGGCGGACCAGGTGGTCGCACTGGCGCAGGAAATCGGCCTGCGCGCCTGGAATGCCGGGCCCTTGTGCAATTCGGTTGTTGCAGAAGGGCTTACGTCGGTCTTGATTGCGCTCAACAGGCGGTACAAGGTGCCCGGATCGGGTATTCGCATCACCGGAGTGTAA
- the cofE gene encoding coenzyme F420-0:L-glutamate ligase, with protein sequence MVAPGDDLSAMLLSACHANGLSLQDGDIVVLAQKIISKAEGRAVPLASVSPSAEAIDLAAQCHKDPRLVELILSESEKLMRVRPGVLIVRHRLGLVLANAGIDQSNIAQDGDGVALLLPLDPDGSAAALRRAVHDALGIDIAVVIIDSLGRAWRKGTCGVAIGVAGMSGLLDLRGEPDLHGRPLQTSELGLADEVAAAASLIMGQAGEGRPIVVARGIARGRNEGSAAELIREPAMDLFP encoded by the coding sequence ATGGTTGCGCCGGGCGACGATCTGTCGGCCATGCTGCTGTCGGCCTGCCATGCCAATGGCCTGTCGCTGCAGGATGGCGACATCGTCGTGCTGGCGCAGAAGATCATATCCAAGGCGGAGGGACGCGCGGTGCCGCTGGCCAGCGTATCGCCCTCGGCCGAGGCGATCGATCTGGCAGCGCAATGCCACAAGGATCCCCGGTTGGTCGAACTGATCCTGTCGGAGAGCGAGAAGTTGATGCGGGTCCGGCCGGGTGTGCTGATCGTGCGCCATCGGCTGGGTCTGGTGCTGGCCAATGCCGGGATCGACCAGTCCAACATCGCGCAGGATGGGGATGGCGTCGCGCTGCTGCTGCCGCTCGATCCCGATGGCAGCGCTGCGGCCCTGCGGCGGGCGGTGCATGATGCCTTGGGCATCGACATTGCGGTGGTCATCATCGACAGTCTGGGCCGGGCCTGGCGCAAGGGCACCTGTGGCGTGGCGATCGGCGTCGCCGGCATGAGCGGCCTGCTCGACCTGCGTGGTGAGCCGGACCTGCATGGCCGGCCGTTGCAGACCAGCGAACTGGGCCTGGCCGACGAGGTGGCGGCCGCCGCCTCGCTGATCATGGGGCAGGCCGGGGAAGGCCGGCCGATCGTCGTGGCGCGCGGCATTGCGCGGGGCCGCAATGAGGGCAGTGCGGCCGAACTGATCCGGGAGCCGGCGATGGACCTGTTTCCATGA
- the cofD gene encoding 2-phospho-L-lactate transferase, with protein MSVLALAGGVGGAKLANGLAGVVPPGALTIAVNTGDDFVHMGLHISPDIDSVTYALAGMNDSVRGWGVADESWAFMDATRRLGGESWFNLGDRDLATHVLRTALLREGTLSSATADIAARLGIGPAIVPMSDDPVRSMIDTDQGEMAFQDYFVRHQCGPRFKSIRFDGAAAARPSAGLMAALDDPALEAIILCPSNPILSIDPILAVPGVRDRLVARRVPCVALSPFIAGQAVKGPAAKIMTELGLPTTPATIARHYDGLIDGLMVDSADAAGLADDGLAVRSADILMRNVDQQRALAAQMIDFAAALRRAVP; from the coding sequence ATGAGCGTGTTGGCCCTTGCCGGGGGCGTCGGCGGCGCCAAGCTGGCCAATGGCCTGGCCGGCGTCGTGCCGCCGGGCGCACTGACCATTGCCGTCAACACCGGCGACGATTTCGTCCATATGGGCCTGCATATCTCGCCCGACATCGACAGCGTCACCTATGCGCTCGCCGGCATGAATGATAGCGTGCGGGGCTGGGGCGTGGCCGATGAAAGCTGGGCCTTCATGGACGCGACACGGCGGCTGGGCGGCGAAAGCTGGTTCAACCTGGGCGATCGCGACCTGGCGACCCATGTGCTGCGCACGGCGTTGCTGCGCGAGGGCACGCTGTCTTCGGCCACGGCGGACATCGCCGCGCGGCTGGGCATCGGGCCGGCGATCGTGCCGATGAGCGACGATCCGGTCCGGTCGATGATCGACACCGACCAGGGCGAAATGGCCTTCCAGGATTATTTCGTGCGCCATCAATGCGGGCCGCGCTTTAAATCGATCCGGTTCGACGGGGCCGCAGCAGCGCGGCCGAGCGCCGGTCTGATGGCGGCACTGGATGATCCTGCGCTGGAGGCGATCATCCTTTGCCCGTCCAATCCGATCCTGTCGATCGACCCGATCCTGGCGGTGCCGGGTGTGCGGGACAGGCTGGTGGCGCGGCGCGTGCCGTGCGTGGCGCTGTCGCCCTTCATCGCGGGACAGGCGGTCAAGGGGCCGGCAGCCAAGATCATGACTGAACTGGGTTTGCCGACGACGCCGGCGACGATCGCCCGCCATTATGACGGGCTGATCGACGGGCTGATGGTGGACAGTGCCGATGCGGCGGGCTTGGCCGATGATGGTCTGGCGGTGCGCAGTGCCGACATATTGATGCGCAATGTCGATCAGCAGCGGGCGCTGGCCGCTCAAATGATCGATTTTGCGGCGGCGTTGCGGCGCGCGGTGCCATGA
- the cofC gene encoding 2-phospho-L-lactate guanylyltransferase: MTLSILIPAKSFAQGKSRLAEVLGPRDRAALCRQLLGHVLTVARDAIPDAAVHVVSACPEVRGFATERGATVLAEREPGHVPALMVAMQALPVDRPVLILSADLPMLAAADLRAMVQEPADVVIATDREGQGTNALLLKWPGLIPLRFGPKSCAAHVGEAERAGHRVSVIRRPGLADDVDLPEHLQIFSVGA, translated from the coding sequence ATGACCCTGTCGATCCTGATCCCGGCCAAGAGCTTCGCGCAGGGCAAGAGCCGGCTAGCCGAGGTTCTGGGGCCACGGGATCGGGCGGCGCTGTGCCGGCAATTATTGGGGCATGTGCTGACAGTGGCGCGCGATGCGATCCCGGATGCGGCCGTGCATGTCGTCAGCGCCTGCCCGGAGGTGCGCGGTTTCGCGACCGAGCGGGGCGCGACAGTCCTGGCCGAACGGGAACCCGGCCATGTGCCGGCGCTGATGGTGGCGATGCAGGCGTTGCCGGTCGATCGCCCGGTGCTGATCCTGAGCGCGGACCTGCCGATGCTGGCGGCCGCGGACCTGCGCGCGATGGTGCAGGAACCCGCCGATGTGGTGATCGCCACCGATCGTGAGGGGCAGGGGACGAACGCGCTGCTGCTGAAGTGGCCCGGCCTCATTCCGCTGCGCTTCGGGCCGAAGAGTTGTGCTGCCCATGTCGGCGAAGCGGAACGAGCCGGACATCGCGTATCGGTCATCCGGCGACCCGGTCTCGCCGACGATGTCGACCTGCCCGAGCACCTTCAAATATTTTCCGTTGGTGCATAA
- a CDS encoding acetyl-CoA C-acetyltransferase: MAEAYIAAVARSAGGKRGGKLAGVHPADLAGRVLAGLVGRSGIDPAAIEDVIMGCACPGGEQGANIARNAVLASGLPESVPGTHVDRQCGSSQQALHFAAATVMAGVQDVVIAAGVESMTRVPMGLPWTLAAKHGFGTYRSPGIEARYPDTPFSQFGGAEMMARKYGFDRAALDAYALESHHRAAAATQAGKFDAEIVPLEVETAEGEKLVHKVDEGIRFDASLEKIASVKLLTEGGVISAANASQICDGAAALLIVNERGLKTHGLTPLARVHEMTVLGHDPVIMLEAPIPATERALARAGMTLGDIDLYEVNEAFAPVPLAWAKALGADPARLNVHGGAISLGHPLGGSGAKLMATLVSALHDRGARYGLQTMCEAGGMANVTIVERL, translated from the coding sequence ATGGCGGAGGCATATATTGCGGCCGTGGCGCGCAGCGCCGGTGGCAAGCGGGGCGGCAAGCTGGCGGGGGTGCATCCTGCGGATCTGGCCGGGCGCGTGCTGGCCGGACTGGTGGGCCGCAGCGGGATCGATCCGGCCGCGATCGAGGATGTCATCATGGGCTGCGCCTGTCCCGGCGGCGAGCAGGGCGCGAACATCGCCCGCAACGCCGTGCTGGCCAGCGGCCTGCCCGAATCCGTGCCCGGCACCCATGTCGACCGCCAGTGCGGATCGTCGCAACAGGCGCTGCATTTCGCCGCCGCGACGGTGATGGCGGGCGTGCAGGACGTGGTGATCGCCGCCGGTGTCGAGAGCATGACGCGCGTGCCGATGGGCCTGCCCTGGACGCTGGCGGCCAAACATGGGTTCGGCACCTATCGCAGTCCGGGGATCGAGGCGCGCTATCCCGACACGCCGTTCAGCCAGTTTGGCGGAGCCGAGATGATGGCCCGCAAATATGGCTTCGACCGTGCGGCGCTCGACGCCTATGCGCTGGAAAGCCATCATCGCGCGGCGGCGGCGACGCAGGCCGGCAAGTTCGATGCGGAGATAGTACCGCTGGAGGTCGAGACCGCCGAGGGCGAAAAGCTGGTCCACAAGGTGGATGAGGGCATCCGCTTCGACGCCAGCCTGGAGAAGATTGCCAGCGTCAAGCTGTTGACCGAGGGCGGGGTGATATCCGCCGCCAATGCCAGCCAGATCTGCGATGGCGCCGCGGCGCTGCTGATCGTCAATGAGCGGGGCCTCAAGACCCATGGCCTGACGCCGCTGGCACGGGTGCATGAAATGACCGTGCTGGGGCATGATCCGGTCATCATGCTGGAGGCGCCGATCCCGGCGACCGAGCGGGCGCTGGCGCGGGCAGGCATGACGCTGGGCGATATCGATCTTTATGAAGTGAACGAGGCGTTCGCGCCGGTGCCGCTGGCCTGGGCCAAGGCGCTGGGCGCCGATCCGGCGCGGCTCAACGTGCATGGCGGGGCGATTTCGCTGGGCCATCCGCTGGGCGGATCGGGGGCCAAGCTGATGGCGACGCTGGTCAGCGCGCTGCATGATCGTGGCGCGCGCTATGGCCTTCAGACCATGTGCGAGGCCGGCGGAATGGCCAATGTGACGATCGTGGAACGGCTCTGA
- a CDS encoding acyl-CoA dehydrogenase family protein, which yields MSATMEMDKNILVLPDLPALLSGAADAAHAFVAAARPHVKARICSESGKVDRVLADVEQHVVHGFGWFAAYAEMLREVASWAASLDAQGSFGEIEALLAQLLFAEYGAQMLGGIPMNQGEVIRPTDLTDDLSTLDAPALRTLIRSGGGQAVKSAIAGHLVDARGRATLENCGLDEMFDMVRDQFFALSNEKVAPFAHEWHLKDELIPLQLVQELGEMGVFGMTIPEEFGGLGMGKTAMCVVSEELSRGWIGVGSLATRSEIAAELILTGGTAEQKAHWLPQIANAAILPTAVFTEPDTGSDLGALRTRATLADGEYRVSGNKTWITHAARADVMTLLVRTDPDTRNYSGLSMLIAPKQRGTVDVPFPTPGMSGGEIEAIGYRGMKEYEIGFDDFRVPAANLLGGVEGQGFKQLMATFESARIQTAARAIGVAQAALDIGLSYALDRKQFGRPIFDFPRVANKLAMMAAEIMGARQLTYFAARRKDEDKRCDLEAGMAKLIGARVAWAAADNALQIHGGNGFATEYQVSRLLADARILNIFEGAGEIQAQVIARRLLDEAN from the coding sequence ATGAGCGCGACCATGGAGATGGACAAGAATATCCTGGTCCTGCCCGATCTGCCGGCCTTGCTGTCGGGCGCAGCCGATGCCGCGCACGCCTTCGTCGCCGCCGCCCGCCCGCATGTGAAGGCCCGAATCTGCAGCGAAAGCGGTAAGGTCGATCGGGTCCTCGCCGATGTCGAGCAGCATGTCGTCCACGGCTTTGGCTGGTTCGCCGCCTATGCCGAAATGCTGCGCGAAGTCGCCAGCTGGGCCGCCAGTCTCGACGCCCAGGGCAGCTTTGGCGAGATCGAAGCGCTGCTCGCCCAGTTGCTCTTCGCCGAATATGGCGCGCAGATGCTGGGCGGCATCCCGATGAACCAGGGCGAGGTGATCCGCCCCACCGACCTCACCGACGATCTTTCCACGCTCGACGCACCGGCCCTGCGCACCCTCATTCGCAGCGGCGGCGGCCAGGCAGTGAAGAGCGCTATTGCCGGCCATCTGGTCGATGCGCGCGGCCGGGCGACCCTGGAAAATTGCGGCCTCGACGAAATGTTCGACATGGTGCGCGACCAGTTCTTTGCTTTGTCGAACGAGAAGGTCGCGCCCTTCGCCCATGAATGGCATCTCAAGGACGAACTGATCCCGCTGCAGCTGGTCCAGGAACTGGGCGAGATGGGCGTGTTCGGCATGACGATTCCAGAAGAGTTTGGCGGGCTTGGCATGGGCAAGACCGCGATGTGCGTCGTGTCGGAAGAATTGTCGCGCGGCTGGATCGGCGTCGGCAGCCTCGCCACCCGGTCGGAAATCGCGGCAGAACTGATCCTGACCGGCGGCACCGCCGAGCAGAAGGCCCATTGGTTGCCGCAGATCGCCAATGCCGCGATCCTGCCCACCGCCGTCTTTACCGAGCCTGACACCGGTTCCGACCTTGGCGCACTGCGCACCCGCGCGACGCTTGCCGACGGCGAATATCGGGTCAGCGGCAACAAGACCTGGATCACCCATGCGGCCCGCGCCGACGTGATGACCCTGCTGGTCCGCACCGATCCCGACACCCGCAACTATAGCGGCCTGTCGATGCTGATCGCGCCCAAGCAGCGCGGCACCGTCGACGTCCCCTTCCCCACGCCCGGCATGAGCGGCGGCGAGATCGAGGCGATCGGCTATCGCGGCATGAAGGAATATGAGATCGGCTTCGACGATTTCCGCGTGCCCGCCGCCAATCTGCTCGGCGGGGTCGAGGGTCAGGGCTTCAAGCAGTTGATGGCCACCTTCGAAAGCGCCCGTATCCAGACCGCCGCCCGTGCCATCGGCGTCGCCCAGGCGGCGCTCGACATCGGCCTTTCCTACGCACTCGACCGCAAGCAGTTCGGCCGGCCGATCTTCGACTTCCCCCGCGTCGCCAACAAGCTGGCGATGATGGCGGCGGAGATCATGGGCGCGCGCCAGCTCACCTATTTCGCCGCCCGGCGCAAGGATGAGGACAAACGCTGCGATCTGGAAGCCGGCATGGCCAAGCTGATCGGCGCGCGGGTCGCCTGGGCGGCGGCCGACAATGCGCTGCAGATCCATGGCGGCAACGGCTTCGCCACCGAATATCAGGTCAGCCGCCTGCTGGCCGACGCGCGCATCCTCAACATTTTCGAGGGTGCCGGCGAAATCCAGGCCCAGGTCATCGCCCGCCGCCTGCTCGACGAAGCCAATTGA
- a CDS encoding enoyl-CoA hydratase: MSEEAQPEFVTYNVVDGVAWVMLNRPQYGNAQNYRLLGQLDDAFKRAVEDDGVKVIVLGGEGKHFSAGHDIGTPDKDSHMPRTRTSMWWDHLNKGGAERQYVLEQDGYLGLCRRWADIPKPMIAMVQGACIAGGLMLAWVCDLIIASEDAFFQDPVQRMAQPGVEYFAHAFELPTRVARELLLLGRRMPAQRACNFGMVNEIFPRETLREEVAKIAAEIAQHERFGLALTKQAFNFVEDARGKRQVMDSVFHMHHLAHAHNQLMTGNLVGGLDAKAMASANKKQAGEG; this comes from the coding sequence ATGTCCGAAGAAGCGCAGCCCGAATTCGTAACCTATAATGTGGTGGACGGCGTCGCCTGGGTGATGCTGAACCGCCCCCAATATGGCAATGCCCAGAATTACCGGCTGCTCGGCCAGCTCGACGACGCCTTCAAGCGCGCGGTCGAGGATGACGGGGTCAAGGTGATCGTGCTCGGTGGCGAGGGCAAGCATTTCTCGGCCGGCCATGACATCGGCACCCCGGACAAGGACAGCCACATGCCGCGCACGCGCACCAGCATGTGGTGGGACCATCTGAACAAGGGCGGCGCGGAGCGCCAATATGTGCTGGAACAGGACGGCTATCTGGGCCTGTGCCGGCGCTGGGCCGACATCCCCAAGCCGATGATCGCCATGGTGCAGGGCGCGTGCATCGCCGGCGGGCTGATGCTGGCCTGGGTCTGCGACCTCATCATCGCATCGGAAGACGCCTTCTTCCAGGATCCGGTGCAGCGCATGGCCCAGCCGGGGGTCGAATATTTCGCCCATGCCTTCGAACTGCCGACCCGCGTCGCACGCGAACTGCTGCTGCTCGGCCGCCGCATGCCGGCCCAGCGCGCCTGTAATTTCGGCATGGTGAACGAGATTTTCCCGCGCGAGACGCTGCGCGAGGAAGTGGCCAAGATCGCCGCCGAGATCGCCCAGCATGAACGGTTCGGCCTGGCCCTGACCAAGCAGGCGTTCAACTTCGTCGAGGATGCGCGCGGCAAGCGGCAGGTGATGGATAGCGTGTTCCACATGCACCATCTCGCCCATGCCCATAATCAGCTGATGACCGGCAATCTGGTCGGCGGACTGGATGCCAAGGCCATGGCATCGGCGAACAAGAAGCAGGCGGGGGAAGGATGA
- a CDS encoding SDR family NAD(P)-dependent oxidoreductase encodes MKIDQGVAAIVTGGASGLGEATARAIAAQGAKVALFDFNEETGTKVAADIGGTFCKVDVTDEASVDAGFAKARAAHGQERILVNCAGTGNVIKTASRDRETGEIKAFPTDQFERIIQINLIGTFRCCAKSAAGMLSLDPLEDKARGVIINTSSAAAVDGQIGQAAYSASKGGIVSLTLPMARDLMGEGIRVNAILPGIFDTPLMARASDKVRDALSATVPFPKRFGKPEEFAAMALAMIENDYWNGEYVRLDGGLRMPPR; translated from the coding sequence ATGAAGATCGACCAGGGGGTAGCCGCCATCGTCACCGGCGGGGCATCGGGCCTCGGCGAAGCGACGGCCCGCGCCATCGCGGCGCAGGGCGCCAAGGTCGCGCTGTTCGACTTCAACGAGGAAACCGGGACGAAAGTCGCGGCGGACATCGGCGGCACCTTCTGCAAGGTCGACGTCACCGACGAGGCCTCAGTCGATGCCGGCTTTGCCAAGGCACGCGCCGCCCATGGCCAGGAACGTATCCTGGTCAATTGCGCCGGCACCGGCAATGTCATCAAGACCGCCAGCCGCGACCGCGAGACCGGCGAGATCAAGGCTTTCCCGACCGACCAGTTCGAACGGATCATCCAGATCAACCTGATCGGCACCTTCCGCTGCTGCGCGAAGTCGGCCGCCGGCATGCTGAGCCTCGATCCGCTGGAGGACAAGGCGCGCGGCGTCATCATCAACACCTCCAGCGCGGCGGCGGTCGACGGCCAGATCGGCCAGGCGGCCTATTCCGCGTCGAAGGGCGGCATCGTCAGTCTGACCCTGCCGATGGCGCGCGACCTGATGGGCGAAGGCATCCGCGTAAACGCGATCCTGCCCGGTATCTTCGACACGCCGCTGATGGCGCGGGCCAGCGACAAGGTGCGCGATGCGCTGTCGGCCACCGTTCCCTTCCCCAAGCGTTTCGGCAAGCCCGAGGAGTTTGCCGCGATGGCGCTGGCGATGATCGAGAACGACTATTGGAACGGCGAATATGTGCGGCTCGACGGTGGCCTGCGCATGCCGCCGCGCTGA